The region CCATGGACGTGCCGAAGACTTGGCACAAGACAAAAACTTCCGTGCTCAATATGATTTTGTAACAGCTCGTGCGGTTGCCCGTATGCAAGTCCTATCTGAATTAACTATTCCCTACCTTAAAGTTGGCGGAAAACTATTGGCACTCAAGGCCAGCAATGCGCCTGAGGAGTTATTAGAAGCTAAGAATGCCCTCAACCTCCTTTTTAGTAAAGTAGAAGACAATCTCAGCTACGACCTACCAAATGGAGATCCGCGTTACATCACAGTGGTGGAAAAGAAAAAAGAAACGCCAAATAAATATCCAAGAAAGGCTGGCATGCCCAACAAACGCCCGCTTTAAATTTTTTAGTAAAAAAATATTTACAAAGTTCGTAATTTCTGCTATACTATCACAAGCAAAGGTTTTTAATGTCATCCCGTGAGGTGACGAAGACGCAGAAATATTTAAAACTCTTTAAAGTCTAGATTTTAGAGAAGTCTTACTCTGAGGGCCTATTGCTGTAAAATAATGGGCTCTTTTTTGATGCCCAAAAGTGAGGTTTATATGAAACAAGAATCAACTGTTGATTTGTTACTAGACGTTGACCAACGTCCTTCGGCTGGAAAAGGTATCTTACTCAGCTTCCAACACGTTTTCGCCATGTTTGGTGCGACAATCCTGGTTCCACTTATTTTGGGAATGCCTGTATCTGTTGCCCTTTTTGCTTCAGGTGTTGGTACACTGATTTACATGATTTCAACTGGCTTTAAAGTTCCAGTTTATCTAGGTTCTTCATTTGCATTTATCACAGCAATGTCACTTGCTATGAAAGAAATGGGTGGTGATGTATCTGCTGCTCAAACAGGGGTTATCTTGACTGGTTTAGTCTATGTCCTTGTGGCTGCAAGTGTTCGTTTTGCAGGTACAAAATGGATTGATGAACTCTTGCCACCAATCATTATCGGTCCTATGATCATTGTTATCGGTCTTGGGCTTGCAGGTTCAGCTGTTACCAATGCTGGTCTTGTAGCTGATGGAAATTGGAAAAATGCTCTTGTAGCAGTTGTTACTTTCTTGATTGCTGCCTTTATCAATACAAAAGGAAAAGGCTTCCTACGAATCATTCCATTCCTCTTTGCCATTATCGGTGGTTACCTCTTCGCACTAACTCTTGGTTTGGTTGACTTTACACCAGTTCTTAAAGCTAACTGGTTTGAAATCCCTGGTTTCTACTTGCCATTTAGCACAGGTGGTGCCTTTAAAGAATACAATCTTTACTTTGGTCCAGAAACCATCGCTATCTTGCCAATCGCTATCGTAACAATTTCTGAACATATCGGAGACCATACTGTTTTGGGTCAAATCTGTGGACGTCAGTTCTTGAAAGAACCAGGTCTTCACCGTACTCTTCTTGGTGACGGTATCGCAACTTCAGTTTCTGCCTTCCTTGGTGGACCAGCCAATACAACTTACGGAGAAAATACAGGGGTTATCGGTATGACTCGTATCGCTTCTGTCTCAGTTATCCGTAACGCTGCCTTCATCGCGATTGCCCTTAGCTTCCTTGGTAAATTCACTGCCTTGATTTCAACCATTCCAAATGCTGTACTTGGTGGTATGTCAATCCTTCTCTATGGAGTTATCGCCAGCAACGGTTTGAAAGTCTTGATCAAAGAACGTGTGGATTTCAGTCAAATGCGTAACCTAATCATCGCAAGTGCTATGTTGGTCCTTGGACTTGGAGGAGCTATCCTTAAACTCGGTCCAGTTACACTTTCAGGTACTGCCCTATCAGCCATGACAGGAATCATCTTGAACTTGATCTTGCCATACGAAAATAAAGACTAATAGTCTTCGAAAATCTCTTCAAACCACGTCAACGTCGCCTAGCCGTACTCAAGTACAGCCTGCGGCTAGTTTCCTAGTTTGCTCTTTGATTTTCATTGAGTATAAGAGTCTAAATACACTTAATGAGGCTGGGACAAAAAGATTTTGATTTTCGGAATTCTTTATTATAAATTTTAAAATCGATTGATTAGACAAAAAAGCGAACAAGACAGAATTCTGAGTGTCAGATAACTCGTTTTGTTCGCTTTTTATATCTAAGGTTAGACTTTTGTCCCAGACTCATTTTTCTGATTCTTAAGTCCCCCAATCAACCAATAGATAGATCAAGCTAGAACCAAACATATCTGCTAAAGCATGCATGATAAAGAATGGAAAGAGATTTTTAATTTTATATTTGTATAAGAAATAATAGAATAAGCCATAAACTACACCGATTACCAAAGCCCATACTAATCCTTGATAGGTGTGGAAAGAAACGCGAATAATAGTAGAATAAAGCAAAACCAACCACTTGTGTTTTTCCCTCACTGAAGTCAACAAACCTAGAAAGAAAAACTCTTCATAAAATCCATTAAGCAAGGCATAGGCAATCGCTATCGGGCTGAGAGCTAAGAACTTCCTTATTATTTGCGTGAAATCTATATAGGCAAAAAGGTCTGGATTAAAGTAATTATATTTACCAGTGAGAGTTGTAACCAAGTCTCCAAACAGTCCTACTAAAGCAAATATAAATGGAACCCAAAAGAAAATGGACCAAGTCCAGCGAATAGGAAGTTGTTT is a window of Streptococcus mitis DNA encoding:
- a CDS encoding uracil-xanthine permease family protein; its protein translation is MKQESTVDLLLDVDQRPSAGKGILLSFQHVFAMFGATILVPLILGMPVSVALFASGVGTLIYMISTGFKVPVYLGSSFAFITAMSLAMKEMGGDVSAAQTGVILTGLVYVLVAASVRFAGTKWIDELLPPIIIGPMIIVIGLGLAGSAVTNAGLVADGNWKNALVAVVTFLIAAFINTKGKGFLRIIPFLFAIIGGYLFALTLGLVDFTPVLKANWFEIPGFYLPFSTGGAFKEYNLYFGPETIAILPIAIVTISEHIGDHTVLGQICGRQFLKEPGLHRTLLGDGIATSVSAFLGGPANTTYGENTGVIGMTRIASVSVIRNAAFIAIALSFLGKFTALISTIPNAVLGGMSILLYGVIASNGLKVLIKERVDFSQMRNLIIASAMLVLGLGGAILKLGPVTLSGTALSAMTGIILNLILPYENKD
- a CDS encoding CPBP family intramembrane glutamic endopeptidase, with product MNIFKKIHPSKPLKYLRWFDIVIITIIMFGQFIIRSTELFLANTFPTGTSSTVGTVRQAASEGAAYSSNFTLQTILLTVTLLYLLIRNYDFKQLPIRWTWSIFFWVPFIFALVGLFGDLVTTLTGKYNYFNPDLFAYIDFTQIIRKFLALSPIAIAYALLNGFYEEFFFLGLLTSVREKHKWLVLLYSTIIRVSFHTYQGLVWALVIGVVYGLFYYFLYKYKIKNLFPFFIMHALADMFGSSLIYLLVDWGT